TTCTTTTTTGTTTTTCTCGGACTCATCTATGGAGTCGGTAGAGGCGAATTTCCCATTTGGCTTGGTATTCTTATAGCCGTCTTGATTGTTGCAGTGAATTTAGTGTTTCGTCACGTCGCTACTACTGTTGCAACGTGGAGAAGCGATATGTTTCAGTATCGCCGTTTCATGACTTTTATGTGCGGGATAGGATTGGCGAACGCCACCCTAAGTATTCTGCTTTACAGAGAGTTGAGCCCAACTTTGTCTTATGCCTATCTTTACCCTGTCATAGCCACAAACGTCATCATAGTGACAAATATAATTACTTCAATCGCACCATTTTTAATCAAACTCCGCAAATAAACAAGCTGTGGCGATTATGAGTAAGGCAAATGCTTTCGTTAGGTTGATTCGACCTGTCAACTGTGTAATGATGGGTTTTGCAGTGATTGTTGGCGTTGCTCTAGCCGAAAAAGAAGTTCTCTCCCAACAGCCCCATAGCTTGTTGCTTGGCTTTGTAACTGGCTTTTTATTGACTGGTGCAGCCATGGCGATAAATGATTATTATGACAGGAAAATCGATGCAGTTAATGAACCTGAACGACCGATTCCAAGTGGTGCAGTCAGCCCGAACGGGGCTTTAGTGTTTGCTTCATTTTTAACGTTTATTGGTCTTACAGCAGCTTTGTTAACAGGGCTATCTCCGAATTGGCAATGCTTTGCCATAGCTTTTGTTTCTTGGGTTATTGTTATTATATACGTGACAAAAGGGAAAAGCACTGGTTTCCCTGGAAACTTGCTGGTCAGCGCTTGCGTTGCAGTACCCTTTGTGTATGGAGGCTTTGTGGTTGGAAAGGGCTTCTTGATGACGACTGGTCTTTTTGTTGCTATGGTTTTTCTTTCAAACACGGGGCGTGAAATTACGAAGGGAATCGTAGATGTTCAGGGCGA
This genomic stretch from Candidatus Bathyarchaeota archaeon harbors:
- a CDS encoding geranylgeranylglycerol-phosphate geranylgeranyltransferase translates to MSKANAFVRLIRPVNCVMMGFAVIVGVALAEKEVLSQQPHSLLLGFVTGFLLTGAAMAINDYYDRKIDAVNEPERPIPSGAVSPNGALVFASFLTFIGLTAALLTGLSPNWQCFAIAFVSWVIVIIYVTKGKSTGFPGNLLVSACVAVPFVYGGFVVGKGFLMTTGLFVAMVFLSNTGREITKGIVDVQGDKEANIRTIAVLYGDRKAAAIAAMFYLSAVSITPLPWILGIVSFWFLPFIFWTDMGLILTSILLLSNPSRENARRIKNRNLFWFLSGLLAFIAGSPG